CCGTGTCGGTCATGCCGCCGCGGCCCACCTCCATCATGTCGGGATCGGTGAACGCGCCGGGCTTCGCGTACGGCGCCAGCGGCACGTTCACGTCGATGATGTTCTGGATGCCCATCGGGTAGCCGTTGGTCTGCCCGCTGTTCCAGGTGTTGGTGATGTCCTCGGTGGTGCGCCACATGTTCGCCACGTCGCCCCAGTTGCGCTGCGGGCCGGTCTTGGCGTGGATGCTGTTGGGGTTGATGCTGTAGACGATCGGCCGGCCGGTGGCCGCCAGGGCGTCGCGCATCTTGGCGAAGGTGCGGACCTGGTCGTCGATGGTTCCGTTCGGCGAGCACCAGTCGTACTTGAGGTAGTCGACGCCCCAGGCGGCGAACTGCCGGGCGTCCTGCGCCTCGTGACCCTGCGAGCCGGTCGCCCCGGGGTAGGAGTTGAAGTACTGGGCGCAGGTCTTGTCCACCGGCACCTGGTAGATGCCGAACTTCAGCCCCCGGGCGTGGATGTAGTCGCCGAGCGCCTTCATCCCGCTGGGGAACCGGGTCGGGTCACCCTGGAGGTTGCCGGCCGAGTCCCGGTTCGGGTTGAACCAGCAGTCGTCGACCACGACGTACTGGTAACCCAGGTCCCGCATCCCGCTACTGACGAGAGCGTCGGCCGTCTGCCGGATCAGGGTCTCGTTGATGTTGCAGCCGAAGGTGTTCCAGCTGTTCCATCCCATCGGCGGCGTCCGGGCCACCCCGTTGTCCAGCGCCTGCGCCACCGGGGCGTGCACGCCCACCAGGACGCCGGCCAGGAGCAGACCGGCCGCTGCCGCCCGCCCCCAGTTCCGGGCTCGCACGAATCGCTTCACGAAGTCTCCAATCAGTGCCGCCGGGGTCGGCGGGAGGCCGGCCGGGCAGGCGAGAGGGCCGTCCACTCACAACGCCGGGTGTGAGCGCTAACAATGGTCCCTCATGTTACGGAAGCATTTCGTGGTATTCAACTGCTTCCATATATTTCGCCGTGCCGCCGACCGGGCCGACCCCTCCCGGCGCCGGTGACCCGTACCGGTCCGGTCGGCGCGGCCGGCGGCGGCCCGACCGACCGGACGTGGAGCCGTCCTGGAGCTGTCCCGACCCTCATCCATCGAATATCATGGCTCCATGCCCCCTGGCTCCACGCCCGGTCGACGTGCCCGCGGCGAGATCGAGCGGCTGCCCAGCGGCTCGCTACGGGTGCGGGTCTACGCCGGGATCGATCCCGTCTCGAAGCGTCGGCGCTACCTCACCGAGACGGTGCCCGCCGGGCCGCTCGCCGCCCGCGACGCCGAGACCGTCCGCACCCTGCTGCTCGACACGGTACGCCGGCAGCACCGCCGCCCGACCGCCGCGACCGGCGGGCCGACCCCCGCCCCCACCGCCGGGACGCCCGCCACCGCGCTGGCCCCGGCACCCGGCGCGGTCCCGTCGCTCGCCGGGACGGCCGGGGCCCGACGGCGCGGCCGGCGGCGGGGCGAGCCGACCCTGACCACCATCGCCGCGTTGGCGGACGTGTCCGCGCCCACGGTGTCCAAGGTCCTCAACGGCCGCTCGGGGGTCGCGGCGCAGACCCGGTCCCGGGTGGAGGCGCTGCTGCGCGAGCACGGCTACCGCCGGCCGGAGCTGGGCACCCCTAGCGCCAGCGTGGAGGTGGTCTTCTACGGGATGCAGAGCAACCTGGCGGTCACCATCATGCAGGGGGTGCAGCAGGTCGCCGGGGCGCACCGGCTCGCGGTGGGGTTCACCGACGCCCGCCGGCAGGTCTCCGAGGGGCGGTTCTGGGCGCGCGACCTGCTGGCCCGCCGCCCGACCGGGGTGATCGCGGTCCACCTGGGCTTCACCTCCGAGCAGCACGCCCTGCTGGCGGCGAGCGCCATCCCGCTGGTGGTCCTCGATCCCACCGGGGAGCCGCCGCTGCACGCCGTCCCCTCGGTGACGGCGACCAACTGGAGCGGCGGGTTCGAGGCCGCCCGGCACCTGCTCGACCTCGGCCACCGACGGATCGCGGTGATCTCCGGCCCGACCGACCGGCTGTGCGCCCGGGCCCGCCTGGACGGCGCGCGGGCGGCCCTGGAGGCGCAGGGCGTCGGGCTGCCCGCGCGGCGGCTCCGCGTCGGCCACTGGTTCTCCTTCGACGACGGCCTGCACCTCGGCCGGGAGCTCCTGCGGCAGAACCCGTCGCCGACGGCGATCCTGTGCGGCAACGACCTGCAGGCCCTGGGGGTCTACGAGGCGGCCCGGCTGGCCGGTCGCCGGATTCCCGGGGACCTGAGCGTGGTGGGCTTCGACGACATCCCGCACACCACGCTGTGCGGTCCACCGATGACCTCGGTACGGCAGCCGCTGACCGAGATGGGGGAAGCCGCGGCCCGGATGGTGCTGACCCTGGCCGCCAACCTGAGCCTCGCCCAGAACCGCGTGGAGTTGGCGACCACGCTGGTGGTGCGGGACAGCACCGCCGTCGCGCCGGACGCCTGACCCGCCCGGGGCCGTCGCTACGGCCGCCCGGACGAGCGGGGACCGGCCCCGGAAACATGTCCTTGTCGTCGCCGAACCGTTTCGAGTAGCATCCGATCCGGTCGATATGACACGTCGTCGTGACGTGGACGCCGGGACCGCCGGCCGCAACCGTCACCCGCGGGTCCGACGGCCCGGCCGGGTCGGGAGACCGGCCGGGCCGGTCGACCCGGCACGAGCACGCCGACCGCCACGAGCACCGGGCCAGGGTTCCACGAAGGTCGAGGGAGGAAAAGAGGCCACTCGTCACTGTTGGTCCGCGCGTCGCCTGCGATCCGTGATGACGAAAATCACGGTACGCGGACGACTCTCGGCCGCGCCGTCGACTCATCCGGGGCGACACGCCGCGTAGACTCTCGCTGATCCAGCGTTGTCCACGGCGTGTGCGCCCATGCCTTGTTTCCGGAGGTCCCTTCCGGACCTCTGCGCGGGTTACGCCGTCGACGACGGCTGCGGGGCGGACGGAGAGGTGTGGGATGACTGTGCGCGCTCCTGCGATGAGAGACGTGGCCCGCCTCGCCGGAGTTTCCCACCAGACCGTCTCCCGGGTGCTCAACGGCCATCCCCACGTACGCGAACAGACCCGCCTGCGGGTCCAGGCGGCGATCACCGAACTCGGCTACCGGCCGAACCGGGCCGCGCGCACGCTGGTCACCGGGCGATCACAGGTGCTCGGCGTGGTGGCCCTGAACACCACGCTCTACGGCCCGGCGTCGCTGCTGTCCGCCTTCGAGCTCGCCGCGGCCGAGGCCGGGTTCGCCGTCAGCGTGGGCAGCGTCCGCAACCTGGACCGCACCTCCATCACCGCCGTCGTCGAACGGCACCTGGCGCACCGGGTGGCCGGCATCGTGGTGATCGCTCCGGTGGAGTCCGCCGGCGAGGCGCTGGAGTGCCTGCCCACCGACATCCCCCTGGTCACGGTGGACGGCGACCCCCGGCGGCCGGTGCCGCTGGTCACCATCGACCAGGTGGAGGGCGGGCGGCTGGCCACCCGGCACCTGCTCGACGCGGGCCACCGCACGGTCTGGCACGTCTCCGGTCCGATCGACTGGTTCGACAGCGCCGGGCGGATCGCCGGCTGGCGGGAGACGTTGCAGGCGGCCGGAGCGGAGGTCCCCCCGGTGCTCCAGGCGGACTGGTCCGCCGCCTCGGGGTACCGCTGCGGGCAGATGCTGGCCCGCAGCCCGGAGGTGACGGCGGTATTCACGGCCAACGACGACCTGGCCCTGGGCGTGCTGCACGCGCTGCACGAGCACGGCCGGCGGGTGCCGGAGGACGTCAGCGTGGTGGGCTTCGACGACGTCCCGGACGCCGCGTACTTCATCCCGCCGCTGACCACGGTGCGCCCGGACTTCAACACCGTGGCCGAGGCCAGCCTCGGGCTGCTGCTGGCGCAGATCGACGCGGGCGTGGACCACACGTTACGGCGGACCGTCTCCCCCACCCTGGTCACCCGGGACAGCGTCGCCCCGCCGCCCGGGGCGGTGCCCGCGCCGCGTTCTCCCGATCGGGCCTCCTGACCCAGGCGGTCGACCACCATTGCGTCGTCGACCCACCTCTATAGACATCGGTCAGTGTTAACGTTAACGTAACTGACGACTGTCAATTCCTGCAGTACCAGCCGATCGTGCGACGACCCGCCGCTCACGATGCGGGGCCGTCCGGCCACCGGCTCGCGACGCCCGGCCGCGACCCGTCCCCGGCGAGGCCGGACCGGTGGCACCGGCACGGGCCACCGGCGACCGCCGCGCTCCCCCGTTCCCCGGCAGGGCGACCACGCAGCGGGAGCCCGCCCGGGCACCCGCCGCACCGACACCACCCCAGGAGAGCCCCGTGCGACCGACCCGACTCCTGCGACGGCGACCAGCACTGGTCGCCGTCGCCGCCACCACCCTGCTGCTCGTCAGCGCCACCGCCGTCCAGACCGGAGCGTCGGCAGCCGCCGCCGGATGCCAGGTCGACTACGCCGTCAGCTCGTCCTGGCAGGGTGGCTTCGGCGCCAACGTCACCATCACCAATCTCGGCGACCCGGTGAGCAGCTGGCGACTGACCTGGAGCTGGCCCGCCGGCCAGACCGTCACCCAACTGTGGAACGGCAGCTACACCCAGGCCGGCGCCCAGGTCACCGTCACCAACGCCAGTTACAACGGGGCGATCCCCACCAACGGCACCGCCAGCTTCGGCTTCAACGGCTCCTGGACCGGCAGCAACCCCGCCCCCACGTCGTTCAGCCTCAACGGCACCACCTGCACCGGCGGGGTGAACCCCACCACCGGGCCACCGCCGACCACCCCACCCCCGACCACGCCGCCCCCGACCACCCCACCGCCGACCACGCCGCCCCCCGGCACCAGCCAGCCGTGTGACATCTACGCCGCCGGTGGCACCGCCTGCATCGCGGCGCACAGCACCACCCGGGCGCTCTACGCGGCGTACGCCGGCTCGCTCTACCAGGTACGCCGGTCCTCGGACAACACCACCCGCAACATCGGGGTGCTGTCGCCCGGTGGCCGGGCCAACGCCGCCAGCCAGGACAGCTTCTGCGCGAACACCACCTGCGTCATCACGATCATCTACGACCAGTCCGGACGCGGCAACAACCTCGGCTACCAGGGCGCCGGCGGCGTCGGTGGCGCCGTCCAGCCGGCGGTCGCGAACAAGGAGTCGGTCACGGTCGGCGGTGACAAGGTCTACTCGCTCTACATCCCCGGCAAGAGCAGCTACTGGCGGGACGGTCACCTGACCGGGGTGCCGACCGGCGCCGCTCCCGAGGGCATGTACATGGTCACCAGCGGCACCCACGTCAACAGCGGCTGCTGCTTCGACTACGGCAACAGCGAGACCACCCGCCGGGCCGACGGCGCGGGCGCGATGGACGCGATCTACTTCGGCACCAGTTGCTGGTTCGGCGGCTGCTCCGGCTCCGGCCCCTGGGTCCAGGCCGACCTGGAATACGGCCTCTACCCCGGCGGCAGCAGCTCCTGGAACTCCAACCAGCGGGCGTTCACCAGCAAGTTCGTCACCGCCACCCTGAAGAACAACGGCACCTCGCGGTTCGCCATCAAGGGCAGCAACGCCCAGTCCGGCAGCCTCTACACCCTCTACGACGGGTCGCTGCCGCGCGGGTACAGCCCGATGAAGAAGCAGGGCGCGATCATCCTGGGCAGCGGCGGGGACTGCTGCATCGACAACACCAACCAGAGCGTCGGCACGTTC
Above is a window of Micromonospora rifamycinica DNA encoding:
- a CDS encoding LacI family DNA-binding transcriptional regulator, yielding MPPGSTPGRRARGEIERLPSGSLRVRVYAGIDPVSKRRRYLTETVPAGPLAARDAETVRTLLLDTVRRQHRRPTAATGGPTPAPTAGTPATALAPAPGAVPSLAGTAGARRRGRRRGEPTLTTIAALADVSAPTVSKVLNGRSGVAAQTRSRVEALLREHGYRRPELGTPSASVEVVFYGMQSNLAVTIMQGVQQVAGAHRLAVGFTDARRQVSEGRFWARDLLARRPTGVIAVHLGFTSEQHALLAASAIPLVVLDPTGEPPLHAVPSVTATNWSGGFEAARHLLDLGHRRIAVISGPTDRLCARARLDGARAALEAQGVGLPARRLRVGHWFSFDDGLHLGRELLRQNPSPTAILCGNDLQALGVYEAARLAGRRIPGDLSVVGFDDIPHTTLCGPPMTSVRQPLTEMGEAAARMVLTLAANLSLAQNRVELATTLVVRDSTAVAPDA
- a CDS encoding LacI family DNA-binding transcriptional regulator gives rise to the protein MRDVARLAGVSHQTVSRVLNGHPHVREQTRLRVQAAITELGYRPNRAARTLVTGRSQVLGVVALNTTLYGPASLLSAFELAAAEAGFAVSVGSVRNLDRTSITAVVERHLAHRVAGIVVIAPVESAGEALECLPTDIPLVTVDGDPRRPVPLVTIDQVEGGRLATRHLLDAGHRTVWHVSGPIDWFDSAGRIAGWRETLQAAGAEVPPVLQADWSAASGYRCGQMLARSPEVTAVFTANDDLALGVLHALHEHGRRVPEDVSVVGFDDVPDAAYFIPPLTTVRPDFNTVAEASLGLLLAQIDAGVDHTLRRTVSPTLVTRDSVAPPPGAVPAPRSPDRAS
- a CDS encoding arabinofuranosidase catalytic domain-containing protein, producing MRPTRLLRRRPALVAVAATTLLLVSATAVQTGASAAAAGCQVDYAVSSSWQGGFGANVTITNLGDPVSSWRLTWSWPAGQTVTQLWNGSYTQAGAQVTVTNASYNGAIPTNGTASFGFNGSWTGSNPAPTSFSLNGTTCTGGVNPTTGPPPTTPPPTTPPPTTPPPTTPPPGTSQPCDIYAAGGTACIAAHSTTRALYAAYAGSLYQVRRSSDNTTRNIGVLSPGGRANAASQDSFCANTTCVITIIYDQSGRGNNLGYQGAGGVGGAVQPAVANKESVTVGGDKVYSLYIPGKSSYWRDGHLTGVPTGAAPEGMYMVTSGTHVNSGCCFDYGNSETTRRADGAGAMDAIYFGTSCWFGGCSGSGPWVQADLEYGLYPGGSSSWNSNQRAFTSKFVTATLKNNGTSRFAIKGSNAQSGSLYTLYDGSLPRGYSPMKKQGAIILGSGGDCCIDNTNQSVGTFYEGAMVAGYPSDATENAVQANITAAGYR